In one window of Mytilus trossulus isolate FHL-02 chromosome 7, PNRI_Mtr1.1.1.hap1, whole genome shotgun sequence DNA:
- the LOC134725960 gene encoding uncharacterized protein LOC134725960, with amino-acid sequence MFTLRITLIFFIYSCFFRTVDMQTVDQILEEDVTDLNSSFCQQKWSCKELEVDDRNCNCDSECTVYNDCCSDVASNQTIQTSKPNFSCEYIPGIDEDSYVFVVQKCPPGTSTELKKECESFENDQIPVSGKATGYMYRNMYCAACHGEEFLSWQTGFSCNWSHRGEVNRTLESMQNDEHCNKRLYPPTSGADSKYKSRRCFPITDTCLSTHSASRCQDGPTEVVFNDHVYKNKDCALCNNVTIDQLVCSARAWTLRPSGEKRKITSYSYRLLFDYHTNLATGTYVQRRRAQKPERNSKICPTFELYDLFTDACRKVNCIIPLVYENGKCVYKPTVSITDIPDTFSRGKVRSDCVYIQLNDTEYEIINSNNIFIYSINKTLTNDSFYEDSNHAYVCRDLLNELFSDDYLVRVYREAESILSLVGSVLSITALTITLFLYLRFPKLQNTPGKSLICLMVSLIVAQLLFLLASTVEDHKHVCIGFAITIHYAFLTSVFWMNCMSFDIFITFSKGFVKTEEDESNKKFVWYSVYAWVSPMLIVVSGVCLDAFTVSDFSPLYGQVVCWIGNKQALLVYFLVPIGLLVLTNMFFYIFTVKSIFVSSRKTNKILRRKEGCKLLVYVKLSIVMGLTWVFAYIASFSNETVFWYLFICFGSWQGVFIFISFVCFGKVRSHVIDRARVVSSYLRSRTATTLLTDSTKT; translated from the coding sequence ATGTTCACACTTAGAATTACCCtgatattctttatttattcatgtttttttagaaCTGTAGATATGCAGACTGTAGATCAAATACTTGAAGAAGATGTGACCGACTTAAATAGTTCATTCTGCCAACAAAAATGGTCATGCAAAGAGTTGGAAGTTGACGACAGGAATTGTAATTGTGATTCTGAATGCACTGTATATAATGATTGTTGTTCTGATGTCGCTTCCAACCAAACCATTCAAACCTCCAAACCAAATTTTAGTTGTGAATATATTCCTGGGATTGATGAGGACTCGTATGTATTTGTGGTGCAAAAATGTCCACCAGGCACAAGTACAGAACTAAAAAAGGAATGCGAATCATTTGAAAATGATCAAATCCCAGTAAGCGGTAAAGCTACTGGTTATATGTATAGAAATATGTATTGTGCCGCGTGTCATGGAGAAGAATTCTTGTCCTGGCAAACAGGGTTTTCTTGTAATTGGTCTCACAGAGGAGAAGTTAATAGAACACTTGAAAGTATGCAGAACGATGAGCATTGTAACAAGCGACTCTATCCACCAACATCGGGCGCTGATTCAAAATACAAATCTAGACGATGTTTCCCTATAACAGATACTTGTTTATCAACACATAGTGCGAGCAGATGTCAAGATGGACCAACTGAAGTAGTTTTTAATGatcatgtttacaaaaataaagactGTGCCCTTTGCAACAATGTAACTATTGATCAACTAGTCTGCAGTGCTCGTGCATGGACGCTGAGACCGTCTGGAGAGAAAAGGAAAATAACTAGTTACAGTTACAGACTTCTGTTTGATTACCATACCAATCTTGCTACTGGTACATATGTACAGCGACGTCGAGCGCAGAAACCAGAAAGAAACAGTAAAATCTGCCCAACATTTGAATTGTATGATCTCTTTACCGATGCCTGTAGAAAGGTTAACTGCATAATTCCTCTTGTTTATGAAAATGGAAAATGTGTATATAAACCGACAGTTTCAATTACAGACATACCAGATACATTTTCCCGGGGCAAAGTTCGGAGTGATTGTGTTTATATTCAGTTGAATGATACGGAATATGAAATCATAAACagtaataacatatttatatattctataaacaaaacattaactAATGACTCCTTCTATGAAGATAGCAATCATGCATATGTCTGCCGTGATCTACTTAATGAATTGTTTTCTGATGATTATTTGGTCAGAGTATACCGTGAAGCAGAAAGCATTTTATCCCTGGTTGGGTCAGTATTATCCATCACTGCTCTGACCATAACACTCTTTCTTTACTTGCGGTTTCCAAAGCTTCAAAACACACCCGGTAAAAGTTTAATCTGTTTGATGGTGTCTCTTATTGTCGCACAGCTATTATTCTTGCTGGCTAGCACAGTTGAAGATCATAAACACGTGTGTATAGGGTTTGCCATAACTATACATTATGCCTTCCTGACTTCCGTATTTTGGATGAATTGTatgtcatttgatatttttatcacattttCAAAAGGATTCGTTAAAACAGAAGAAGACGAGAGTAACAAGAAATTTGTGTGGTATTCAGTATACGCATGGGTTAGCCCAATGCTCATTGTAGTATCGGGCGTGTGCTTAGATGCATTTACAGTCAGTGACTTTAGTCCGCTGTATGGACAAGTTGTATGTTGGATTGGAAACAAACAGGCATTACTGGTGTACTTTCTTGTGCCAATTGGATTGTTAGTACTTACTAAtatgtttttctatattttcacCGTAAAGTCTATTTTTGTTTCTAgtcgaaaaacaaataagattttaagaagaaaagagGGTTGTAAACTTCTTGTCTATGTAAAATTATCAATCGTGATGGGGCTAACATGGGTTTTTGCTTACATCGCTTCGTTTTCAAACGAAACTGTTTTttggtatttatttatttgttttggttcTTGGCAGggtgtctttatttttatttcgtttGTTTGCTTTGGGAAGGTACGAAGTCATGTTATAGATAGGGCCAGAGTTGTGTCATCCTACCTCAGAAGTCGTACTGCAACCACGCTTCTGACGGATTCTACAAAAACTTAA